One stretch of Lysobacter sp. KIS68-7 DNA includes these proteins:
- a CDS encoding acyl-CoA thioesterase, with protein MAGHARSLTLRFLAEPTDVNYGGKVHGGVVMKWIDQAGYAAAVGWSGRYCVTVAVGGIRFVAPVRISDLVTVSATLVRTGTTSMNFLVEVRARDPMGGDSRLCTHCIIVFVALDGVEGKAVAVPSWKADSDSDRRLSDYAEKVMTLSKGIEETVARITPEDLP; from the coding sequence ATGGCCGGCCACGCGCGCTCCCTGACGCTCCGATTCCTCGCCGAACCCACCGACGTCAACTACGGCGGCAAGGTGCATGGCGGGGTGGTGATGAAGTGGATCGACCAGGCCGGATACGCCGCGGCGGTCGGATGGAGCGGGCGCTATTGCGTGACGGTGGCGGTGGGCGGCATCCGCTTCGTCGCGCCGGTGCGCATCTCCGACCTCGTCACCGTGTCGGCGACGCTCGTGCGCACCGGCACCACCTCGATGAACTTCCTGGTGGAGGTGCGCGCGCGCGATCCCATGGGCGGCGACTCGCGCCTGTGCACGCACTGCATCATCGTGTTCGTCGCGCTCGATGGGGTGGAAGGCAAGGCGGTCGCCGTGCCGTCGTGGAAAGCCGACAGCGATTCCGACCGCCGCTTGTCGGACTACGCCGAGAAGGTCATGACCCTGAGCAAGGGCATCGAGGAAACGGTCGCGCGCATCACGCCCGAAGACCTGCCCTGA